AGCTGAGCCTACATGCCAACGGCTCATTGCCGATGGTCGCGTTCGGCGCACCGGTGCGTAACTGGATCAAGCAACAGTACGGCCAGACCGTGGCCGTGCTGGGGCTGGCGCAGATCAGCCCGATTGCCGGTAAAACCGTGTCGGTACTGGGCTCCAACCACCCGAGTTACATCTGGTATGCGGCGGATCCGGCCAGCTATGACGGCAATGAACAAAAAGCCGATGAGGCCGGTTTGAAAGTGATGGGGCAAGATTTGAGCGCCGCCTGCTGGCAAGCCGGCATGGGCCAGAAACCTGCCAGTGACCCAAATGTATTGCTCAAGGCGTGCATGAACACTTGGCAAGTCACACGCAAGGAGCAGACCTGTGAGCTGTTCTACACCTCGGTGCGCAACCTGACCCCGGAGCAAGCCAACGCCAAATGCGCCACCCCGCCCATCAAGGCACAGTTGAAACAGCTGAAAGACGCCGCCCCACTCCCCGCTGTTACAGCCCCAGCGCTGTAAATCGTACAAAATATAACCGATTTCTACTGTCAGATCTGACAGTAGAAATCGGCTACAACTTCAGCGAGTCTTGAACGGCACCCATCCGCTGCAAGACTGGAAATCGGACCCCATCGCAGGTCGATGCAGCCTAGGCCAGGAGAGTTATGAAAACTCAAGCCATGGATAAGGCTAAAACCGCTGTGAGTAGCTGCCTTTACCCCTTCAAGACGGTGCTCGTTGAACAGGGCTACCCCTCGACCCGGCACTTCCAGATCGTACGCGATGCAAATGGAATGGGGGCCGCACTCAAAGCACGCATCGCCTTTGACAGCCGCGTGCGCATTGCCAGAGTGTCCGGCTACGCCTTGAGCGAGCGACGTGCGCACACCTTGCAGCTCTCGTCACGCATTCACCTGTATGACCCGTGGTTCACCCGTCTGATGTTGCACTCGTGCAATCCGAACGTGTTTTTCGATGCCACGTACCTGGAGGTCTGGACCGTGCAACCTATTGCGGCCGGCACCTTGCTGACCATGGATTACGCCACCACCGAGGATGCGCTGTTCCGGCAGTTCGCCTGCCGATGCGGCGAGCTGAACTGCCGGGGCTGGATCACCGGCGCCAAGGAGCCATTGAACGCCGAAGGCCAGGCGTTCATGACCCAATGGCGCCTGCGCAAACGGCCTTAGGCTTCGCCCAGTGGGCGCAGGCGATATTGCGGCGGCAGTTGCTCGAAGCCACTGATGGTGGTGTTCAAGCTCTTCCAGCGGCCGTCCTTGATACCGTAGATGCAGCCGTGGATCGACAGGCTCTGCCCACGGTGCCAGGCGTTTTGCACAATGCTGGTATGGCCGACGTTGGCGACTTGCTGAATCACGTTCAACTCGCACATGCGGTCCACCCGCTCCTCTTCTGTGGGTAGTTGGGCCAGCACCTCGCGGTTTTCGTAATAAAGGTCGCGAATAGTGCGCAGCCAACCGTCGATCAGGCCGAACTGGCGGTCCTGCATCGACGCACGCACGCCGCCGCAGCCGTAGTGCCCGGTGACGAGGATGTGTTTGACCTTAAGCACGTCCACCGCGTACTGGATCACCGACAGGCAATTGAGGTCGGTGTGCAGCACCACGTTGGCCACGTTGCGGTGTACAAACAGGTCGCCGGGCAGCATGCCGACGATTTCGTTGGCCGGTACACGGGCGTCGGAGCAGCCGATCCACAGGTACTCCGGGGTTTGCTGGCGGGCGAGCTTGGCGAAGAATTCGGGATCTTCCTGTTTGATCGCATCCGCCCAGCGTTCGTTGTTATCAAGCAGGTCTTGTAGTTCGTTCATCAGGGAAAGCCTCAGGAATGATGCGCAGCTTTGTGACAGACAACCGCTCGTCCGGGTCACGCCCAGGCGCAATTAGCTTGAATCTTTAGGGAGCCGTGCCTGTCCACACACTATAAGCCCCACAGTATGAGGATTGGCCATGACTGAATCACGACGTCCCTACGGTGCTACACAGCCCGAACCGATTGATGACAATGAAGACCGCATGGGCGAGATGCGCGAGCTGGACTTTGACGAGCAAGAGCCGACGGCGGAAATCGGCGATGAACTGCCGCGCCGTGAGCGCGAACACCTGATGCCCGACGAACGAGTACGCGAAGCCGGCATGACCGGGGCCTCGACCGATGATCATGAGTCCACGGATGATGACATGAGCCCGGAAACGCTGATCCATGAAGATGGCGCGCGGGACGCCCATGAAGCCGGTGAGGATAATCCGGCGGATTATGACTTGAGCATTGTGGATGAAGATGAGATTGGCGGCGGGAATGGGTTGGATGAGGCCGAATTGGCGGATATTGACCCGATAGACGGTAACCGCTGACACCACACCGTTCAAAATGTGGGAGCGGGCTTGCTCGCTCCCACAGGGGTTCAGCGTTCAGTCAACTAAGGTACAAGCCATCACGACTGCATCTTCGCGCCCGCCTACGGCTGGGTAGTAATCACGCCGACGGCCGATTTCATTGAAACCGTAGCGCTCATACAGCCGGAATGCGCCGGTATTGCTGTCACGCACTTCCAGGAAGCACTCACGCGCACTGGCGGCGTAAGCGCGGGACATCAGGTGCTCCAGCAGCGCCAAACCCAGGCCACGGCC
The window above is part of the Pseudomonas sp. KBS0710 genome. Proteins encoded here:
- the can gene encoding carbonate dehydratase, with translation MNELQDLLDNNERWADAIKQEDPEFFAKLARQQTPEYLWIGCSDARVPANEIVGMLPGDLFVHRNVANVVLHTDLNCLSVIQYAVDVLKVKHILVTGHYGCGGVRASMQDRQFGLIDGWLRTIRDLYYENREVLAQLPTEEERVDRMCELNVIQQVANVGHTSIVQNAWHRGQSLSIHGCIYGIKDGRWKSLNTTISGFEQLPPQYRLRPLGEA
- a CDS encoding serine kinase/phosphatase produces the protein MTESRRPYGATQPEPIDDNEDRMGEMRELDFDEQEPTAEIGDELPRREREHLMPDERVREAGMTGASTDDHESTDDDMSPETLIHEDGARDAHEAGEDNPADYDLSIVDEDEIGGGNGLDEAELADIDPIDGNR
- a CDS encoding SET domain-containing protein-lysine N-methyltransferase encodes the protein MKTQAMDKAKTAVSSCLYPFKTVLVEQGYPSTRHFQIVRDANGMGAALKARIAFDSRVRIARVSGYALSERRAHTLQLSSRIHLYDPWFTRLMLHSCNPNVFFDATYLEVWTVQPIAAGTLLTMDYATTEDALFRQFACRCGELNCRGWITGAKEPLNAEGQAFMTQWRLRKRP